A single region of the Pseudomonas granadensis genome encodes:
- a CDS encoding MurR/RpiR family transcriptional regulator: protein MRNLLEQIQSRLEELNKAERKVAEVILLNPQQATRFSIAALAQAASVSEPTVNRFCRSFGVSGYPELKLQLAQSLASGAAYVSRAVEADDNPEAYTQKIFGSAIASLDSACQALDPNLISRAVDLLIQARQIHFFGLGASAPVALDAQHKFFRFNLAVTAHADVLMQRMIASVAHTGELFVIISYTGRTRELVEVARIARENGASVLGLTAENSPLAKASTLSLNIPLPEDTDIYMPMTSRIIQLTVLDVLATGMTLRRGVDFQPHLRKIKESLNASRYPVGDEFN from the coding sequence GTGCGAAATTTACTGGAACAGATCCAGAGTCGCCTTGAAGAGCTGAACAAGGCCGAACGTAAGGTCGCCGAGGTGATTCTGCTCAACCCGCAGCAGGCCACCCGCTTCAGCATCGCCGCCCTCGCCCAGGCGGCATCGGTGAGCGAGCCGACGGTCAACCGTTTCTGCCGCTCGTTCGGTGTCAGCGGCTACCCCGAACTCAAGCTGCAACTGGCGCAGAGCCTGGCCAGCGGCGCGGCGTACGTCAGCCGCGCGGTCGAGGCCGACGACAATCCCGAAGCCTACACGCAGAAGATTTTCGGCAGCGCCATCGCCTCGCTGGACAGCGCGTGCCAGGCACTCGACCCAAACCTGATCAGCCGCGCCGTCGACCTGTTGATCCAGGCCCGGCAGATCCACTTCTTCGGCCTCGGCGCCTCAGCCCCTGTGGCGCTGGATGCGCAGCACAAATTCTTCCGCTTCAACCTGGCGGTGACCGCGCATGCCGATGTGCTGATGCAGCGGATGATTGCTTCGGTGGCGCACACCGGTGAGCTGTTCGTGATCATTTCCTACACCGGGCGCACCCGTGAGCTGGTGGAAGTGGCACGTATCGCTCGCGAGAATGGCGCGTCGGTATTGGGCCTGACCGCGGAGAATTCGCCGCTGGCCAAGGCCAGTACGTTGAGCCTGAATATTCCGCTGCCGGAAGACACCGACATCTATATGCCGATGACCTCGCGGATCATTCAGTTGACCGTGCTGGATGTGCTGGCGACGGGGATGACCTTGCGCCGTGGCGTGGATTTCCAGCCGCATCTGCGCAAGATCAAAGAGAGTCTGAATGCCAGCCGGTATCCGGTTGGGGATGAGTTCAACTAA
- the zwf gene encoding glucose-6-phosphate dehydrogenase, which produces MPSITVEPCTFALFGALGDLALRKLFPALYHLDGADLLHEDTRIIALAREAGSEQQHMAFIAAELRRYVGKELNETVAERFLARLTYLHVDFLKAEDYVALAEMAGSSQRMIAYFATPAAVYGAICENLEKVGLAANTRVVLEKPIGSDLESSRKVNDAVAQFFPEDRTYRIDHYLGKETVQNLIALRFANSLFETQWNQNYISHVEITVAEKVGIEGRWGYFDKAGQLRDMIQNHLLQLLCLIAMDPPADLSADSIRDEKVKVLKALAPISPEGLTTQVVRGQYIAGHSEGKSVPGYLEEPNSNTQSDTETFVALRADIRNWRWAGVPFYLRTGKRMPQKLSQIVIHFKEPSHYIFAPEQRLQISNKLIIRLQPDEGISLRVMTKEQGLDKGMQLRSGPLQLNFSDTWRSARIPDAYERLLLEVMNGNQNLFVRKDEIEAAWKWCDQLIAGWKKSGDAPKPYAAGSWGPMSSIALITRDGRSWYGDI; this is translated from the coding sequence ATGCCTTCGATTACGGTTGAACCGTGCACCTTTGCCTTGTTCGGCGCCCTTGGCGATCTCGCCCTGCGCAAGCTGTTTCCTGCCCTTTATCACCTTGATGGCGCTGACCTGTTGCATGAGGACACGCGCATCATCGCGCTGGCCCGTGAAGCCGGCAGCGAGCAGCAACACATGGCGTTCATCGCCGCCGAACTGCGCCGCTACGTCGGCAAAGAGCTGAACGAAACCGTGGCCGAGCGCTTTCTCGCGCGCCTGACCTATCTGCACGTCGATTTCCTCAAGGCTGAAGACTATGTTGCGCTGGCGGAAATGGCCGGCAGCAGCCAACGCATGATTGCCTACTTCGCCACACCGGCAGCGGTGTACGGCGCGATCTGCGAGAACCTGGAAAAAGTCGGTCTGGCCGCGAACACCCGCGTGGTGCTGGAAAAGCCGATCGGCTCCGACCTCGAATCTTCGCGCAAGGTCAATGACGCCGTGGCGCAGTTCTTCCCGGAAGACCGCACCTACCGCATCGACCATTACCTGGGCAAAGAGACCGTCCAGAACCTGATCGCCCTGCGTTTCGCCAACAGCCTGTTCGAAACCCAGTGGAACCAGAATTACATCTCCCACGTGGAAATCACCGTGGCCGAGAAGGTCGGCATCGAAGGCCGTTGGGGCTACTTCGACAAGGCTGGCCAACTGCGCGACATGATCCAGAATCACCTGTTGCAGCTGCTCTGCCTGATTGCCATGGACCCACCGGCCGACCTGTCTGCCGACAGCATCCGTGACGAGAAAGTGAAAGTGCTCAAGGCGCTGGCGCCGATCAGCCCGGAAGGCCTGACCACACAAGTGGTGCGCGGCCAGTACATCGCCGGCCACAGCGAAGGCAAATCCGTACCGGGCTATCTCGAAGAACCGAACTCCAACACCCAGAGCGACACCGAAACCTTCGTCGCCCTGCGGGCCGACATCCGCAACTGGCGCTGGGCCGGCGTGCCGTTCTACCTGCGAACCGGCAAGCGCATGCCGCAAAAGCTGTCGCAGATCGTCATCCACTTCAAGGAACCATCGCACTACATCTTCGCCCCGGAGCAGCGCCTGCAGATCAGCAACAAACTGATCATCCGCCTGCAGCCGGACGAAGGCATTTCCTTGCGAGTGATGACCAAAGAGCAGGGCCTGGACAAAGGCATGCAACTGCGCAGCGGGCCGCTGCAACTGAATTTCTCTGACACCTGGCGTAGCGCGCGGATCCCCGATGCCTACGAGCGGTTGTTGCTGGAAGTGATGAACGGCAATCAGAACCTGTTTGTCCGTAAAGATGAAATCGAAGCCGCGTGGAAGTGGTGTGACCAGTTGATCGCCGGGTGGAAGAAATCCGGTGACGCGCCCAAGCCGTATGCGGCCGGGTCGTGGGGGCCGATGAGCTCCATTGCTTTGATCACGCGGGACGGGAGGTCGTGGTATGGCGATATCTGA
- the pgl gene encoding 6-phosphogluconolactonase, with amino-acid sequence MAISDVQLPAGVNAHEFNSPVLLAEGLAQNVAAQLREAIGARGNAVLVVSGGRSPVAFFQHLAKADLDWSKVVVTLADERWVPIEHADSNAGLLKQYLLKGPAAKAQFLSLYSAAANVEQAAEQADRLLAELPPIDVLVLGMGDDGHTASLFPDSPNLTEALQADGTRRCWPMLAPSVPRQRLTMSRALLASAKHKILSISGQSKLTTLNAALASDDVAAMPVRAFLQPTLEIYWCP; translated from the coding sequence ATGGCGATATCTGATGTGCAACTGCCAGCGGGCGTAAATGCCCACGAATTCAACAGCCCGGTGTTGTTGGCCGAAGGTCTGGCCCAGAACGTGGCCGCGCAATTGCGCGAAGCCATCGGCGCGCGTGGCAACGCGGTATTGGTGGTCTCCGGTGGTCGTAGCCCAGTGGCGTTTTTTCAGCACCTGGCGAAAGCGGATCTGGACTGGTCGAAAGTCGTCGTGACCCTTGCCGACGAGCGCTGGGTGCCGATCGAGCACGCCGACAGCAATGCCGGCCTGCTCAAGCAATACCTGCTCAAAGGCCCGGCAGCCAAGGCGCAGTTCCTCAGCCTGTACAGCGCGGCGGCCAACGTCGAGCAGGCTGCTGAACAGGCTGATCGCTTGCTCGCGGAATTGCCCCCGATTGACGTGCTGGTGCTGGGCATGGGCGACGACGGCCACACTGCGTCGCTGTTCCCCGACAGCCCCAATCTGACCGAAGCCTTGCAGGCCGACGGCACGCGCCGTTGCTGGCCGATGCTGGCGCCGAGTGTGCCGCGTCAACGCCTGACCATGAGTCGGGCACTGCTGGCCTCGGCGAAACACAAGATCCTGTCGATTTCCGGTCAGTCGAAACTGACCACCCTGAATGCCGCGCTGGCATCCGATGACGTCGCGGCCATGCCGGTGCGCGCATTCCTGCAACCTACGTTAGAGATTTACTGGTGCCCATGA
- a CDS encoding D-hexose-6-phosphate mutarotase produces MHEHPLQRFFKSLRERPVFAWERYQLRDVLVIDHPLCQAVFSRQGAQLLHFQPRGQKPWLWCAAKWPHVGAIRGGVPVCWPWYGRHPSENAWPSHGWARLLDWKLLDSSSAEDGVRLHWQLQLCDWQVDLHAHLGERMELRLSTEHQDDMPCQLSQALHAYWRIGDIGEIALSGLEGAQGYDQLNRQVCQQEGELRVDGGCQRVFQHDGELQLKDHAWQRELCIDTGDSGDTVVWHPGARPLLGVSWDEISEFVCVEAAAGGTDSLHLAPGEKAHLSLQAWAAA; encoded by the coding sequence ATGCATGAGCATCCGCTGCAACGCTTCTTCAAATCCCTGCGCGAACGACCGGTGTTCGCCTGGGAACGCTATCAGCTGCGCGATGTGCTGGTGATCGATCATCCGTTGTGTCAGGCGGTGTTCAGTCGGCAGGGCGCGCAATTGCTGCACTTTCAGCCGCGCGGGCAAAAACCGTGGTTGTGGTGCGCGGCGAAGTGGCCGCATGTCGGCGCGATCCGCGGTGGCGTGCCGGTGTGCTGGCCGTGGTATGGTCGGCATCCGAGCGAAAATGCGTGGCCGTCGCATGGTTGGGCACGATTGCTCGACTGGAAACTGCTCGACAGCAGCAGCGCCGAGGATGGCGTGCGTCTGCATTGGCAATTGCAACTGTGCGACTGGCAGGTTGACCTGCACGCGCACCTGGGCGAACGCATGGAATTACGCTTGAGCACCGAGCATCAGGACGACATGCCGTGCCAGCTGAGCCAGGCTTTGCACGCTTACTGGCGTATTGGCGATATCGGCGAGATAGCGCTGTCTGGGCTCGAAGGCGCGCAGGGTTACGACCAGTTGAATCGCCAGGTTTGCCAGCAGGAAGGCGAATTGCGCGTGGATGGCGGCTGTCAGCGGGTGTTCCAGCATGACGGCGAATTGCAGCTCAAGGATCACGCCTGGCAGCGCGAGTTGTGCATCGATACCGGCGACAGCGGCGACACCGTGGTCTGGCATCCGGGGGCGCGACCGTTGCTCGGGGTGAGCTGGGACGAGATATCCGAGTTTGTCTGCGTGGAAGCCGCGGCGGGCGGGACCGACAGCCTGCATCTGGCGCCGGGGGAGAAGGCGCATTTGAGTTTGCAGGCATGGGCGGCGGCTTGA